The Streptomyces sp. NBC_01463 DNA window CGGGAGTTCGACTGAATACACCCAGGAGATCTTGTATCCGAGCTGTGCCACCAGTGCCGCCAGCGTCGGACTGCCCGACGCCTCGGCGAGTACCCGGTGGAAGCGGGTGTTGAGATCGGCGAGCCCTGTCGACGAGCCGGCATCCAGGATCTCCCTGGCCTCGGCCACGAGGAGTTCGAGCGTGGCCAGGTGCACCGCGGTCCGGCGGGTGGCGGCACGCTCGGCACCGAACGGCTCGATGAGCAGGCGGATGCCCAGCAGGTCCTCGGCCTCCTTGTCGCTCAACTCGGCCACGAACGTGCCCCCGTACGGACGCGAGTGGACGAACCCCTCGGCCTCCAGGGTGCGCAGGGCTTCACGGACAGGAATGCGCGAGACCCGGTAACGGGCCGCGAGCCTCTCCTCGGTGAGGCGGTCCCCGGGCGTGAACACGCGTGTGACCACGTCGTTCCTGATGGCGTCGCACACCGCCTGCCCCGCGTCCCGCCTCCGCACCGCGCCGAGTTCGGCCATGGCTCCGCCCTCCGGGTTTCGCCGGGCCGCATGGGTTAACCGGCTTGTAACGGGTGTATGCAAAGGTCAACGCCATGAGCGTACTTCAGCCTCACACCGGCACCATCGACGGTTCGGTCTACCTGGCCGCGGACCACGGGACGACGACCTGGGGTCTGCTCCCCAACGCGGCAGGCCGCCCCGCCCTCACCGTGGACTCCGGCACCACGGTGTGCCTCGACACGACGAGCCACGAGGGCATCCTGCCGGACCAGGGGCGCGACCCGGTGAAGTTCTTCGCGGAGGCCGGGATCGCGGAGCGGGACGTGTTGCACGACGCGATCGAACTGGCCTCGTCCGACGTACTGTTCGACCCCGGTGCGCAGGGTCCCCATGTCGTCACCGGGCCGATCGCGGTGCGCGGTGCGCTGCCGGGCGACGTGCTGGAGGTCGAGGTCGTGCGCCTGCGGCGCAGGACGGCGTACGGCGTGATCAGCAACCGGCACGGGCGCGGCGCCCTGCCCGGGGAGTACCCGGCGCCGGCTCCGGGCCACCCGGACGGGCAGCCCGTCCCCCCGGTGTCCCTGGTCGCCCATGTCGACGACGACGGTCGCGGCCGACTGCCGGTCGGCGACGGGCGGGACATCGGGTTCCCGCTCGCTCCCTTCCTCGGCATCATGGGTGTCGCGCCCGCCACAGAGGCGCCGGTGCACTCGGTCCCGCCGGGAGCCCACGGCGGAAACCTCGACATCCGGCTCCTGGGCGAAGGCGCGCGGCTGTTCCTCCCGGTGCAGGTGCCGGAGGCCATGTTCTACGCGGGTGACCCGCACTTCGCCCAGGGCGACGGTGAGGTCGCCCTCACCGCGTTCGAGGCTCCCCTGCGGGCCACCCTGCGGCTGACCCTGCACTCCGACAGCCGGGCCCGGCGGCTCGCGGCAGGGCTCGCCGGCCCGTACGCGGAGACGGCCGGGCACTATCTCGTGACCGGTCTCGACGAGGACCTCGACGAGGCCGTCCGCAAGGCCACCCGTTCGGCGCTCACCTATCTCGCCGAACGCTGCGGCCTGCCCGGCTCGGTGGCGCTGGCCTATCTGAGCGCAGCGGTCGATCTGCGTATATCGCAGGTAGTGGACGGTGTGAAGGGGGTCCATGTGTGCCTTCCCAAGGCGGATCTCGGTCCACTTCTGATCGACGGACCCACCGCGCCGGGCCTGCTCCGGTGACCGGGGGAACGTCCGCTCCGAGCCCGCTGCCCGTCATCGGGCCGTACGTCCCCTGGCTGCCGTCGCCCGCACTGCCGGAACCCGTCGCCGCCGCGGGCCTGGCCGGTGCGCGGGTAGCAGTCAAGGACGTGATCGACCTCGCCGGCGCTCCCACCGGCAACGGGCACCCCCTGCTGCTCGCCGAAGCCGCGACGGCTTCGCGTCATGCCTCGTGTGTGTCCCGCGTGCTGGACGCGGGAGGAGTGACCGCGGGCAAGGCCCACACCGACGAGCTCGCCTACAGTCTGGGCGGCACCAACGCCCACTACGGCGCACCCGCCAACCCCGCTGCGCCCGGCCGTCTGACGGGCGGCTCGTCCAGCGGTACGGCGGCCGCGGTCGCCGGGCGGCTCGCCGACGTCGGGCTGGGTACCGACACCGCCGGCTCCATCCGGGTGCCGGCCTCCTACTGCGGCCTGTACGGGCTGCGCCCCACGCACCCACGCGCCGACCTCACCGGGATCAGCCCGCTCGCCCCCTCCTTCGACACCCCGGGCCTCCTCACCCGCACCCTCCCCCTGATGCGCGACGCCGCGGCGGCCCTCCTGGCAGGCACCGAGTCCGGCGACCTCACGACCCGCCGGCTGCTCGCCCCGGCCGACCTGTGGTCCCTGGCGGCTCCGGACGTACGCGCCGCACTGTCACCGGCTCTCGCCCGGCTGGCCGCCGGACTGGGTGTCGAGCCCGACCGGACCTCCCTGTTCGACGACCGGGCGCCGGTCCCGCACGCCGCGGCCAGGGACGCCTTCACCACGGTCCAGGCCGCGGAGGTGTGGCGCGCTCACGGCCGGTGGATCACACGGGCCCGCCCGGAGTTCGGCCCGAACGTCGCCGCACGGCTGCGGATGGCGGGCCGGGTGGGACGCGACCGCGAGGAGAGCGCCCGGGCCTGCGCGGCGGCCGTCGCCCGCTGGCTCGGCGAGCACCTGGCGGGCGCCGTACTGGCGATCCCCGCCACACCGACGCCCGCCCCGGCGTACGGCGAGCCGGGCACCGGAGTGCGCGAGGCGCTGCTCGGCCTGACCTGCCTGGCAGGTCTGGGCGGCCTTCCGGCCCTCACCGTTCCCGGTCCTCGCGCGGGCGGCCTGCCGGTCGGAATCTGCCTGCTGTCCGCACCGGGCGGAGACGAACAGCTCCTGGTGGCAGGAGCATTCGCGGAGGCTGCTTCGGGCGGGGGATGACGTTCCCGAAGACGTTCGACCGGGAAGCGGCTTCGCTGACGTACGGCATCGGCCGGGGCGAAGACCTCTCCAGCCGCTCGACGTTCCGCACCAACCCCGTCGCCCGCCCCTCCCCCCTCTCTCTCCCTTTGTCCTCCACAAGGGAGTTGCTCCCCTGGTGGACTGGTGCGGATGATGTTGGTGAGGAAGCATGGGCGGGCGCGGTACGGGGGTCGTCCGCGCGATCGATGTGCGACATGAAGAGGGCCGATGACTGACGAGCAGGGCATCCGGACGCCGGGGGACGGAATCGACACGGGCACGCCGCATTCGGCACGGGTGTGGAACTACTGGCTGGGCGGCAAGGACAACTACGAGGTGGACCGCCGGCTCGGGGCGACGATGGAGGAGCTGTACCCGCAGATCATCGAGATAGCGCGCGCCTCGCGGGCGTTCCAGGCGCGGGCGGTGCGCTTTCTTGCCGGTGAGGCCGGGGTGCGCCAGTTCCTGGATCTCGGCACCGGTCTGCCGACCGCGAACGCGACGCACGAGGTCGCCCAGGAGGTCGAGCCGGCGGCACGGATCGTGTACGTGGACAACGACCCGATCGTCCTCGCCCACGCGCGTGCCCTGCTGACCAGCCGGCCCGAAGGGGCGACGGACTACGTGCACGCGGACCTGACGGACGCGAAGTCGGTGTTGCGCGAGGCAGCCCGGACGCTGGACCTCGACAAGCCGGTGGCCGTGATGGTGCTGTCGACGCTGGGACACGTCGCGGACTCGGGCGACGCCGCGGCGCTGCTGCGCAGCTACTTGGACGTACTGCCCGTGGGCAGCTATCTGATGCTGTGCGACACCATCGGGACCCCGGAGACCGAGGCCGGTTCCGAGGAGTACGCCAGTGGCGGTGCCATGCCGTACATCTCGCGTCCCAAGGAGATCATGGCGACCTTCGCGGACGGACTCGAACTCGTGGAGCCGGGCTTCGGCTCGATCAGCCTGTGGCGCCCCGAAGAGCCTGTCGCCGGCGAACCGGTCGACCAGTGGGGATTCGTGGCCGCCAAGCGCTAGCCACCACCTGTCGTACCGATCGACCACGTGGCCGGGCTGACGGTCGGCCATCGCAGTCGCGCCCGCGGCAGCCGGTCGGCGGACGCCCTCGCACAGCTCCCGGCGCGGTGCCGTGAAGCAGTGCAGGGCGTCCGGACGCGGCGACGCGGCACCGTTCCGGGCGTCTGCCGAGCCGGCATGGGGCCGCCCTCGGGCCATCCTGCCCCTGCCTGAATGCCGGACCCTGCGAGCCCCGGGGCTCCCCCGCCTCCTGATCCCTTCCAGGCAGAAAGTTCCGCACACCCCCTTCTCCGTACCGACTGGTCGGTACTAGCCTCGCGGCGGCGAGCACGCACTGCGGCGTGCCGTTGACCAGCACTGGGAGGCAAGGTGTCGATTTCGCCACCGGCGGCGACGGAGCCGCGCACGGCCAAGAGGGCGCCATCGGCACTGCGCGGACTCGGGGCGCGACGACTCGACCGGTACCCCGAACCAGGCGCACGGCACTGGTACTTGGTGGTCGTCGTCCTCGTCACGATCGTCCTCTACTACCAGCTGTACATCCAGTACGCGGTGTCGACCGCCGTCATCAGCCAGTACCACATGACGTTCCTGTACTTCGTGTACATCTCGGTGGCCGCCAACGCGGTGGGAGCGTTCTCCTCGCTGGTGGCCGGTCTCGCCGACCGCTGGGGCCGGGCCAACATCGTGGTCTACGGGCTTCTCGCGGTCGGCCTGCTCACCACGTTCGCTCTGCCCAACGCGCCCGGAAAGGTGAGCTACCTGCTCGTCTACGCCGCGATCGCGTTCGTCGAGGGCATGATCCTGGTGGCCACACCCGCGCTGATCCGGGACTTCTCACCCCAGCTGGGCCGTGCCTCCGCCATGGGCTACTGGACGATGGGCCCGATCATCGGCAGCCTCGTCGTCACCGCCGTCACCTCACGCACCTACGGCGGCGGCACCACTTGGCAGGACGAGATCCGCTTCGCGGGCATCAGCGGTCTGGTGCTGTTCGTCGTCGCCCTGTTCGGGCTGCGCGAGCTCGCCCCGGCGCTGCGTGATCAGATCATGGTGAGTCTGCGGGACCGTGCGCTGGTCGAGGCCCGCGCCAAGGGCATGGACACGGACTCCGCGCTGCGCCCCCAGTGGCGTCAGATGCTGCGTCCGGACGTCGTCGGGTCGGCTGTCGCGATCAGCCTGTACCTGCTCCTGTACTACGCCGCCGTCGGCAACTTCGTGCTGTACTTCGCGACCACCTTCGGCTACTCGGCGCAGCGCGCGAACGCCCTACTGAACTGGTACTGGGGGGCGAACGCGATCACCCTCGTCGTGGCGGGAGTCGTCTCCGACCGGCTGCGGGTGCGCAAGCCGTTCATGCTGCTGGGCGGTCTCGGCTCCATCGGCTTCACTCTGTGGTTCACCCTGCGCGCCACCGAACCCCACACCGGGTACTACACGTTCGCCCTGATCGTGGCCGGCATCGGTGTGACCAGCGGCATCGCCTACTCCCCGTGGATGGCGGGGTTCACCGAGACGGTGGAGCGGCACAACCCGGCCGCCACCGCGATGGGCCTCGCCGTCTGGGGCTGGACGGTCCGCATCACCGTGGCCCTGTCCGCGGCCTTCGTACCGCTCGTGGTGAACACCGTGACCCCTCTCATCGAGTACGGGCCGGCCGTTGAACAGGCTTCGGTCCAGGCCGCGCCCGCACTGGCGGTGACCAGGGCCCACCCCGAGATCTTCGCCGAACTCGACGCGTACGCACCGGACAAGGTGCCCGCCTCCCTGCTCTCCCGCGCGGAGAAGGAGGTCGGTGCCGAGCAGCTGCGCACGGTGCGGAAAGCTGCGCCGCAGCTGAAGCTCCTGCGCGAGCACGGGCCCGAGGTACAGCGGGCCAGTGCCGACAACCCGGGCAAGTGGCAGACCTGGTGGTGGGTGTGTCTGGGCGGGCAGGTGCTGTTCCTGCCGTTCGTCTTCGTCATGTCCGGCCGATGGCGGCCGCGTGACGCCCGGCGTGACCTCCAGTTGCACGAGGAGGCCGTGGCCCGGCAGTTCGCCGAGATGAGGCCCGACTCCGAGGAAGGACGCACCGCATGACCGAACAGACCCGGCTGCACGAACTCACCGCGCTCGAACAGGCCGCCGCCGTGCGGAAGGGCGAGGCCGGCCCACTGGATCTCGTACGCCATCACCTCGCCCGCGTGGAGCGGTACGACGGACGTTTCGGCGCCTTTCTGACGCGGACTCCCGAGGCCGCACTCGCCGAAGCAGCGGCTCTCCCGGAGCGGCAGCCCGCACACCGCTCGCCACTGTTCGGTGTGCCGACCGCCGTCAAGGACCTCGTCGACACGGCCGGGGTTGCGACCACGTACGGGTCGAAGGCCTTCGCCGGTCACGTCCCTGCTACCGACGCCCACACGGTGACCCGGATGCGTGCGGCCGGCACCATCAGCCTGGGCAAGACCAACACACCCGAATTCGGCTGCTGTTGCTACACGGACAACGATCTCGTGGGCCCGGCCCGCAATCCCTGGGACCCGTCTCTCTCCGCAGGAGGGTCGAGCGGCGGAGCCGCGGTGGCCGTGGCGCTCGGCCTGGTCCCCGTCGCCCATGCAAGTGACGGCGGTGGCTCCATCCGGATCCCGGCGAGCGTCTGCGGGCTCGTCGGCATCAAGCCCTCGCGGGGCCGCGTCAGTTCGGGACCGTCAGGCGCCGAGGTCACGGGCCTCGCGGTGCAGGGTCCGCTGGCCCGGTCCGTGCGTGACGCGGCGGCCCTGCTCGACGTCCTGGCCGGGCCCGAGCCGGGCGACCCGCACTGGGCGCCGCCGCTGCCGGCCGGCGAGTCGTTCCTCGGCCATACCGACCGGACTCCCGGACGGCTGCGCATCGGCCGGTACGCGGCACCGGCCGCCGACGGCATCACCGTCGACCCTGCCTGCCTGGCCGCCTGGGAACACGCCTCTCACCTGCTGGAGAGCCTGGGCCACGTCGTGGAGGACATACCCACCCCGTTCGGCCCCGAGATCTCCGGGCACTTCGTGACCGCATGGGGTGTGCAGTCGCTCGGGCGCTCGCTGGAGGCCGGGCGGGAGAGCCTGCTCCGGCCGGTGACCCGGGCCTGGAGGGAGTACGGGCGCGGAGTGTCGGGCGAGCAGTTCGCCGCGGCCGTCACGGCGATGCACGGTGCCGCGCGACGCGCGATCCGTTCGACACAGGCGTACGACGTCGTGCTCACCCCTACCCTTGCGACGCTCCCGCGGAGCGTCGAGTACTTCGACGAGTCGGGCGACCCGCTGGTCAACCTGTACCGGCAGAGCGCGTTCAGCGCGTTCACCAGCCCGTACAACATGACGGGCCAGCCTGCCGTCAGCCTTCCGCTGTACTGGACGGAGGGGGGCCGGATTCCGGTCGGGGTCCAGCTCGTGGGACGCCCTGCCGACGAGGCGACGCTGATCGCGCTGAGCGCCCAGATAGAGGAGGCGAATCCCTGGCGGGACCGGTACGCGGACCTGCTCGCCGAGCCTGACGCCGGCGCGCGCTGACCGGAGGCGGAGGCCGGGGCGATGGACGGGGCGAAGCACCGCGGACGAAGTGCACACCTGGCACCTGCGGAGCTGCCCCGCACTTCGTCCGAGCGCCCCCGCTACAGCCGCATGTCGTGGCCGATGCGTCCCGTCCCGCCCGCATTTGGCACGGACAGCAGCTCCGCATGCGGGGCGTGGGCGGAAGCCGACACGACGAGTGTGTGCGGACCCGGCCGCAGCCCGGCGACGCGGTACCGGCCCGACTGCACGGACCCTGCCGCGACCCGTTTCCCGCGCGCGTCGATCACCGTGATCCATCCCGCGCAGCCGGCCGGGTGCCGGTCGCACCGGACGGTTCCCGCGACGGTGACTCCACCGGAAGGCGTGGCCGAGACGGCTGGAGGAGTGGGCGGAACGGACTGGGGTGCGGCCGTCGCCGTTCCGGGAGCGGCAGTTGTCGAGACGCCGGCGGAGCGCCCGGAGGTCGCGGCGTCGTGGGGCGTCCGTCGGATTCCCCACTCCGCCACGAGTGCCTGCGTGCGCCGTTCCATCGGCGAACTCACGACGTCCTGCCGCGGAGTGCTGCGCACGGTGAGTCCGCAGCGCTCCGCGTACCCGGCGAGGGATTCGTCGAGCGCGGCCAGTTCCCGCAGGG harbors:
- a CDS encoding GntR family transcriptional regulator is translated as MAELGAVRRRDAGQAVCDAIRNDVVTRVFTPGDRLTEERLAARYRVSRIPVREALRTLEAEGFVHSRPYGGTFVAELSDKEAEDLLGIRLLIEPFGAERAATRRTAVHLATLELLVAEAREILDAGSSTGLADLNTRFHRVLAEASGSPTLAALVAQLGYKISWVYSVELPRRAPDSWAEHEGIVQALRDQDPKEARDRVADHIMRAQAAYRLRGKR
- a CDS encoding acetamidase/formamidase family protein codes for the protein MSVLQPHTGTIDGSVYLAADHGTTTWGLLPNAAGRPALTVDSGTTVCLDTTSHEGILPDQGRDPVKFFAEAGIAERDVLHDAIELASSDVLFDPGAQGPHVVTGPIAVRGALPGDVLEVEVVRLRRRTAYGVISNRHGRGALPGEYPAPAPGHPDGQPVPPVSLVAHVDDDGRGRLPVGDGRDIGFPLAPFLGIMGVAPATEAPVHSVPPGAHGGNLDIRLLGEGARLFLPVQVPEAMFYAGDPHFAQGDGEVALTAFEAPLRATLRLTLHSDSRARRLAAGLAGPYAETAGHYLVTGLDEDLDEAVRKATRSALTYLAERCGLPGSVALAYLSAAVDLRISQVVDGVKGVHVCLPKADLGPLLIDGPTAPGLLR
- a CDS encoding amidase family protein, with amino-acid sequence MTGGTSAPSPLPVIGPYVPWLPSPALPEPVAAAGLAGARVAVKDVIDLAGAPTGNGHPLLLAEAATASRHASCVSRVLDAGGVTAGKAHTDELAYSLGGTNAHYGAPANPAAPGRLTGGSSSGTAAAVAGRLADVGLGTDTAGSIRVPASYCGLYGLRPTHPRADLTGISPLAPSFDTPGLLTRTLPLMRDAAAALLAGTESGDLTTRRLLAPADLWSLAAPDVRAALSPALARLAAGLGVEPDRTSLFDDRAPVPHAAARDAFTTVQAAEVWRAHGRWITRARPEFGPNVAARLRMAGRVGRDREESARACAAAVARWLGEHLAGAVLAIPATPTPAPAYGEPGTGVREALLGLTCLAGLGGLPALTVPGPRAGGLPVGICLLSAPGGDEQLLVAGAFAEAASGGG
- a CDS encoding SAM-dependent methyltransferase, which encodes MTDEQGIRTPGDGIDTGTPHSARVWNYWLGGKDNYEVDRRLGATMEELYPQIIEIARASRAFQARAVRFLAGEAGVRQFLDLGTGLPTANATHEVAQEVEPAARIVYVDNDPIVLAHARALLTSRPEGATDYVHADLTDAKSVLREAARTLDLDKPVAVMVLSTLGHVADSGDAAALLRSYLDVLPVGSYLMLCDTIGTPETEAGSEEYASGGAMPYISRPKEIMATFADGLELVEPGFGSISLWRPEEPVAGEPVDQWGFVAAKR
- a CDS encoding MFS transporter, with the protein product MSISPPAATEPRTAKRAPSALRGLGARRLDRYPEPGARHWYLVVVVLVTIVLYYQLYIQYAVSTAVISQYHMTFLYFVYISVAANAVGAFSSLVAGLADRWGRANIVVYGLLAVGLLTTFALPNAPGKVSYLLVYAAIAFVEGMILVATPALIRDFSPQLGRASAMGYWTMGPIIGSLVVTAVTSRTYGGGTTWQDEIRFAGISGLVLFVVALFGLRELAPALRDQIMVSLRDRALVEARAKGMDTDSALRPQWRQMLRPDVVGSAVAISLYLLLYYAAVGNFVLYFATTFGYSAQRANALLNWYWGANAITLVVAGVVSDRLRVRKPFMLLGGLGSIGFTLWFTLRATEPHTGYYTFALIVAGIGVTSGIAYSPWMAGFTETVERHNPAATAMGLAVWGWTVRITVALSAAFVPLVVNTVTPLIEYGPAVEQASVQAAPALAVTRAHPEIFAELDAYAPDKVPASLLSRAEKEVGAEQLRTVRKAAPQLKLLREHGPEVQRASADNPGKWQTWWWVCLGGQVLFLPFVFVMSGRWRPRDARRDLQLHEEAVARQFAEMRPDSEEGRTA
- a CDS encoding amidase, with the translated sequence MTEQTRLHELTALEQAAAVRKGEAGPLDLVRHHLARVERYDGRFGAFLTRTPEAALAEAAALPERQPAHRSPLFGVPTAVKDLVDTAGVATTYGSKAFAGHVPATDAHTVTRMRAAGTISLGKTNTPEFGCCCYTDNDLVGPARNPWDPSLSAGGSSGGAAVAVALGLVPVAHASDGGGSIRIPASVCGLVGIKPSRGRVSSGPSGAEVTGLAVQGPLARSVRDAAALLDVLAGPEPGDPHWAPPLPAGESFLGHTDRTPGRLRIGRYAAPAADGITVDPACLAAWEHASHLLESLGHVVEDIPTPFGPEISGHFVTAWGVQSLGRSLEAGRESLLRPVTRAWREYGRGVSGEQFAAAVTAMHGAARRAIRSTQAYDVVLTPTLATLPRSVEYFDESGDPLVNLYRQSAFSAFTSPYNMTGQPAVSLPLYWTEGGRIPVGVQLVGRPADEATLIALSAQIEEANPWRDRYADLLAEPDAGAR